A genomic window from Takifugu flavidus isolate HTHZ2018 unplaced genomic scaffold, ASM371156v2 ctg757, whole genome shotgun sequence includes:
- the LOC130521171 gene encoding protein NLRC3-like — protein MKPKQRSDLQEVIEGHKMSLKRRCEHVTEGTHEAGSGTLLNKIYTELYITEGQSEEVDTQHEVRQLERTSKKNIQDTPIKCQDIFKVSSEQQRHIRVVLTNGVAGVGKTFSVQKFSLDWAEGLENQDISLVLPLSCRELNLIRDEQHSLLSLLHVFHPTLQKIRAEDLTVWKLLFIFDGLDESRFSLGFNKHQLISDVTQVSSVDVVLVNLIQGNLLPSALIWITSRPAAAHQIPPSCVDRITEVRGFTDSQKEEYFRRRFSDEDLSKRIISHIKASRSLHIMCLIPVFCWITAIVLEDMMTRDQRGELPQTLTDLYSHFLRVQIREEEAEVWRKAETRGTG, from the exons atgaagcccaaacaaa gaagtgatctgcaggaggtgatagaaggtcataagatgagtctgaagagaagatgtgaacatgtgactgaaggaactcatgaagcaggaagtggaaccctgctgaacaagatctacactgagctctacatcactgagggacaaagtgaggaggtggacacacaacatgaggtgagacagcttgagagaacctccaagaagaacatccaggacactccaatcaagtgccaggacatcttcaaagtctcatctgagcaacagagacacatcagagtggttctgaccaacggtgtcgccggcgttggaaaaaccttctcagtgcagaagttcagtctggactgggcagaaggtttggagaaccaagacatcagtctggtgcttccgctctcatgcagggagctgaacttgatcagagatgagcagcacagtcttctctcactgcttcatgttttccatccaacattacagaagatcagagcagaagatctgactgtctggaaacttctgttcatctttgatggcctggatgaaagcagattttcactgggtttcaacaagcatcagctcatctctgatgtcacacaagtatcgtcagttgacgtggtcctggtgaacctcatccaggggaacctgcttccctcagctctcatctggatcacctccagacctgcagcagcccatcagattcctccctcgtgtgttgacaggatcacagaagtacgaggcttcactgactcccagaaggaggagtacttcaggaggaggttcagtgatgaagatctgtccaagagaatcatctcacacatcaaggcctccaggagcctccacatcatgtgtctgatcccagttttctgctggatcactgctatagttctggaggacatgatgaccagagaccagagaggagagctgccccaaaccctgactgacctctactcacacttcctgagggttcagataagagaagaagaagcagaagtatggaggaaagcagagaccagaggaactggctga